From the Rhodoferax mekongensis genome, one window contains:
- a CDS encoding Re/Si-specific NAD(P)(+) transhydrogenase subunit alpha: protein MHIGVPAETLAGETRVAVTPETVKKLKSQGHTVRVQSGAGLAASVTDEAYVAAGAEITDAAGALGSELVLKVRTPVDAEAAMMTPGATLVGMLNPFDAEGLQRLAAAKLNAYALEAAPRTTRAQSMDVLSSQANIAGYKAVMMAADKYQRFFPMLMTAAGTVKAARVVILGVGVAGLQAIATAKRLGAVIEASDVRPSVKEQVESLGAKFIDVPYETDEEKEAAVGVGGYAKPMPQSWLDRQKAEVAKRVAQADVVISTALIPGRAAPTLITEDMVKSMKPGSVIVDIAAGKGLNGGGNCPLSEADKTVVKHGVTLIGETNLPALVAADASSLYARNVLDFLKLIINKEGALHVDLEDDIVAACLVTQGGEVRRK from the coding sequence ATGCACATAGGCGTACCCGCTGAAACACTGGCGGGAGAGACCCGAGTTGCCGTGACCCCGGAGACAGTGAAGAAACTGAAATCCCAGGGGCACACGGTGCGTGTTCAATCCGGAGCCGGTCTTGCCGCCAGCGTGACTGACGAGGCCTATGTCGCCGCGGGTGCAGAGATTACCGACGCAGCGGGAGCCTTGGGAAGCGAGCTGGTACTCAAGGTACGCACCCCCGTGGACGCGGAGGCTGCAATGATGACCCCTGGTGCCACGCTGGTGGGCATGCTCAATCCGTTCGATGCAGAGGGCCTGCAGCGTCTGGCTGCTGCCAAGCTCAATGCCTATGCCTTAGAAGCGGCGCCCCGCACCACCCGTGCGCAAAGCATGGACGTGCTGTCCAGCCAGGCCAACATCGCCGGCTACAAAGCCGTGATGATGGCGGCTGACAAGTACCAACGCTTTTTCCCCATGTTGATGACGGCTGCTGGCACTGTCAAAGCGGCGCGCGTTGTCATTCTCGGCGTTGGTGTGGCCGGTTTGCAGGCCATCGCCACTGCCAAGCGCTTGGGCGCAGTGATCGAAGCCTCGGATGTGCGCCCCAGCGTCAAAGAACAGGTCGAATCCCTCGGGGCCAAGTTCATCGACGTGCCCTATGAGACGGATGAAGAAAAAGAAGCCGCTGTCGGCGTGGGCGGATACGCCAAGCCCATGCCTCAGAGCTGGCTGGACCGCCAGAAGGCGGAGGTTGCCAAGCGCGTCGCGCAGGCTGATGTGGTCATCAGCACCGCGCTGATACCCGGTCGCGCAGCCCCCACGCTGATTACCGAGGACATGGTCAAGTCCATGAAGCCCGGATCGGTGATTGTGGATATTGCTGCGGGCAAGGGCTTGAATGGCGGCGGTAACTGCCCGCTGTCCGAGGCAGACAAAACCGTTGTCAAACACGGCGTGACCCTGATCGGCGAAACCAATCTGCCTGCGCTGGTAGCGGCGGATGCTTCGTCGCTCTATGCGCGCAACGTGCTGGACTTCCTGAAGTTGATCATCAACAAGGAAGGTGCCTTGCACGTGGACCTGGAAGACGACATCGTGGCAGCCTGCCTGGTGACCCAAGGTGGCGAAGTGCGTCGCAAGTAA
- a CDS encoding NAD(P) transhydrogenase subunit alpha, with amino-acid sequence MEMVSPTILNLIIFVLAIYVGYHVVWTVTPALHTPLMAVTNAISAIVIVGAMLAAALTETTLGKSMGVLAVALAAVNVFGGFMVTRRMLEMFKKKDKKASTAGAKE; translated from the coding sequence ATGGAAATGGTTTCCCCCACCATCCTGAACCTGATCATCTTTGTGCTGGCCATCTACGTGGGCTACCACGTGGTCTGGACCGTAACCCCCGCACTGCATACGCCGCTGATGGCCGTGACCAACGCCATTTCTGCCATTGTCATCGTCGGCGCCATGTTGGCCGCTGCGCTGACGGAAACCACCTTGGGCAAATCCATGGGCGTGCTGGCTGTGGCCTTGGCGGCCGTCAATGTTTTCGGCGGTTTCATGGTGACCCGCCGCATGCTGGAAATGTTCAAGAAAAAGGACAAGAAAGCATCCACCGCAGGAGCCAAAGAATGA
- a CDS encoding NAD(P)(+) transhydrogenase (Re/Si-specific) subunit beta — translation MSLNLVTLLYLFASVCFIQALKGLSHPTTSIRGNVFGMVGMAVAVFTTGALIFKLAGQLGQDGMTGMAWVLGALLVGGTAGTVMAKRVEMTKMPELVAFMHSMIGLAAVFIAVAAVAEPWAFSIAEKGGSIPGGNRIELALGAFIGAVTFSGSVIAFGKLSGKYKFRLFQGAPVTFPGQHKLNLVLGLASVFFVFGFWHSQSPMDFALILALGFVMGVLIIIPIGGADMPVVVSMLNSYSGWAAAGIGFSLNNSMLIIAGSLVGSSGAILSYIMCKAMNRSFFNVILGGFGGDASSGPAGAAVQRTVKSGSADDAAFVLGNAETVVIVPGYGLAVARAQHAVKELAAKLTEKGITVKYAIHPVAGRMPGHMNVLLAEAEVPYDQVFEMEDINGEFGQADVAIILGANDVVNPAAHTKGSPIYGMPILEAYKAKTIIVNKRSMAAGYAGLDNELFYMDKTMMVFGDAKKVVEDMGKAIE, via the coding sequence ATGAGCCTCAACCTCGTCACTCTGTTGTACCTCTTTGCCAGCGTCTGCTTTATCCAGGCGCTCAAGGGCTTGTCCCACCCGACCACTTCCATCCGTGGCAATGTGTTCGGTATGGTGGGCATGGCGGTGGCCGTGTTCACCACCGGCGCCCTGATCTTCAAGCTCGCAGGCCAACTCGGACAGGACGGCATGACCGGCATGGCCTGGGTGTTGGGCGCCTTGCTGGTAGGCGGCACTGCCGGTACTGTGATGGCCAAGCGCGTGGAGATGACCAAGATGCCAGAGCTGGTGGCCTTCATGCATAGCATGATCGGTTTGGCAGCAGTATTCATTGCGGTGGCTGCAGTGGCGGAACCTTGGGCCTTCAGCATCGCGGAAAAAGGGGGCTCCATTCCCGGTGGCAACCGGATTGAGCTGGCCTTGGGCGCATTCATCGGTGCGGTGACCTTCAGCGGCTCCGTGATTGCCTTCGGCAAGTTGTCCGGCAAGTACAAGTTCCGCCTGTTCCAGGGTGCTCCGGTCACCTTCCCCGGCCAGCACAAGCTCAATCTGGTGCTGGGCCTGGCGTCTGTCTTCTTTGTGTTTGGCTTCTGGCATTCCCAGAGCCCCATGGACTTTGCCCTGATTCTGGCGCTGGGCTTTGTGATGGGTGTGCTCATCATCATCCCCATCGGCGGCGCGGATATGCCCGTGGTGGTGTCCATGCTCAACAGCTATTCCGGCTGGGCGGCTGCAGGCATCGGTTTCAGTTTGAACAACAGCATGCTCATCATTGCCGGCTCACTGGTCGGGTCCAGCGGCGCCATCCTGAGTTACATCATGTGCAAGGCGATGAACCGCTCGTTCTTCAACGTGATTCTGGGCGGCTTCGGTGGCGACGCGTCTTCGGGCCCTGCTGGTGCTGCGGTGCAACGCACCGTCAAAAGCGGCAGCGCGGATGACGCAGCCTTCGTGTTGGGCAATGCCGAGACGGTAGTGATCGTGCCCGGCTACGGCTTGGCAGTGGCCCGCGCTCAACACGCCGTCAAAGAACTGGCTGCCAAGCTCACCGAGAAGGGCATTACTGTCAAGTACGCCATTCACCCGGTCGCAGGGCGTATGCCCGGCCACATGAACGTACTGTTGGCCGAAGCCGAAGTGCCTTACGACCAAGTGTTTGAGATGGAAGACATCAACGGCGAGTTCGGCCAGGCGGATGTGGCCATCATCCTGGGCGCCAACGACGTGGTGAACCCTGCAGCCCACACCAAGGGCAGCCCGATTTACGGCATGCCTATCCTCGAGGCCTACAAGGCCAAGACCATCATCGTGAACAAGCGCTCCATGGCCGCGGGCTATGCCGGTCTGGACAATGAGTTGTTCTATATGGACAAGACCATGATGGTGTTCGGTGACGCCAAGAAAGTCGTTGAAGACATGGGCAAAGCCATCGAATAG
- a CDS encoding long-chain-fatty-acid--CoA ligase: protein MTDRVWLGSYPQGVPADIDPAKYSSLVALLEESFRKYESRVAYNFMGKDLTFGQTDSLSLAVAAYLQGLGLVKGDRVAIMMPNVPQYPIAVAAILRAGFVVVNVNPLYTARELEHQLKDSGSKAIIIIENFAHTLEKCIAATPVKHVVLCSMGDRLGLLKGTLVNYVVRNVKKMVPAYNLPHAVRFNEVVARGTKAPFKRPDIKADDVAVLQYTGGTTGVSKGAVLLHRNVIANTLQSEAWYAPAMAKVPAEQQPTTVCALPLYHVFAFTVGMMLSMRTGGKLILIPNPRDIPGVLKELSKHTIHSFPAVNTLFNGLANHPDFHTVDWSHLKVAVGGGTAVQSGVAKLWFEKTGCPICEGYGLSETSPTVSCNPITSNEYTGTIGVPLPSTYMKLLDDDGVEVAEGQSGEIAIKGPQVMAGYWQRPDETAKVMTPDGYFKTGDIGVVDARGFFKIVDRKKDMILVSGFNVFPTELEDVVTQMPGVLECACVGVADAKSGEAVKLVIVKKDPNLSEEDVRNFCKENLTGYKHPKVVEFRAELPKTPVGKILRRELREK from the coding sequence ATGACTGATCGCGTTTGGCTTGGCAGCTACCCACAAGGTGTGCCTGCTGACATCGACCCTGCCAAATACTCCTCCTTGGTGGCCTTGCTGGAAGAAAGCTTTCGCAAGTACGAAAGCCGCGTGGCCTACAACTTCATGGGCAAGGACCTTACCTTCGGCCAAACCGACAGCCTGAGCCTGGCGGTGGCGGCGTATCTGCAGGGTCTGGGTCTGGTCAAGGGTGACCGCGTCGCCATCATGATGCCCAACGTGCCCCAGTACCCGATTGCGGTGGCTGCCATCCTGCGCGCCGGGTTTGTGGTGGTGAATGTGAACCCCTTGTACACCGCCCGGGAGTTGGAACATCAACTCAAGGACTCCGGTTCCAAGGCCATCATCATCATTGAGAACTTCGCTCACACCCTGGAAAAGTGCATTGCTGCCACGCCAGTCAAGCATGTGGTGCTTTGCTCCATGGGCGACCGACTGGGTCTGCTCAAAGGCACTCTGGTGAATTACGTGGTGCGCAACGTCAAGAAGATGGTGCCGGCCTACAACCTGCCTCATGCTGTCCGCTTTAACGAGGTGGTGGCCCGTGGCACCAAGGCGCCTTTCAAGAGGCCCGACATCAAGGCGGATGACGTCGCGGTATTGCAGTACACCGGCGGCACCACGGGGGTGTCCAAGGGAGCAGTGCTCTTGCATCGCAATGTCATCGCCAACACCTTGCAGTCCGAGGCGTGGTACGCACCCGCCATGGCCAAGGTGCCGGCGGAGCAGCAGCCCACCACGGTGTGTGCGTTGCCGCTGTATCACGTGTTTGCTTTTACGGTCGGCATGATGCTGTCTATGCGCACGGGCGGCAAACTGATCCTGATCCCCAACCCGCGTGATATTCCCGGCGTGCTGAAAGAGCTGTCCAAGCACACCATCCACAGCTTTCCCGCTGTCAACACCTTGTTCAATGGTTTGGCGAATCACCCCGACTTCCATACCGTGGATTGGAGCCACCTGAAGGTGGCGGTGGGTGGTGGCACCGCGGTGCAGAGCGGTGTGGCCAAGTTATGGTTCGAAAAAACCGGCTGCCCCATCTGTGAGGGCTATGGCCTGAGCGAAACCTCGCCTACGGTGAGCTGCAACCCTATCACTTCCAACGAATACACCGGCACCATCGGCGTGCCCTTGCCCAGCACCTACATGAAGCTGCTGGACGACGACGGTGTGGAAGTGGCGGAAGGTCAGAGTGGCGAGATTGCGATCAAGGGCCCGCAGGTCATGGCGGGTTACTGGCAGCGCCCGGATGAGACCGCCAAGGTCATGACGCCGGATGGCTACTTCAAGACCGGCGACATCGGCGTGGTGGATGCCCGTGGCTTCTTCAAAATTGTGGATCGCAAGAAGGACATGATTCTGGTCAGCGGCTTCAACGTGTTCCCTACCGAACTCGAAGACGTGGTCACCCAGATGCCTGGCGTCCTGGAGTGTGCCTGCGTGGGTGTGGCTGATGCCAAGTCCGGCGAGGCCGTCAAGCTGGTCATCGTCAAGAAAGACCCCAACCTCAGCGAAGAAGATGTGCGCAACTTCTGCAAAGAGAACCTGACCGGCTACAAACATCCCAAGGTCGTGGAGTTCCGCGCCGAATTGCCCAAAACCCCGGTGGGCAAGATCCTGCGGCGCGAATTGCGCGAGAAATAA
- a CDS encoding 5'-methylthioadenosine/adenosylhomocysteine nucleosidase — protein MSAETPIAILSALAEEQEGLLEHLQDARRVDHGGRVFWTGRLQGLPVVLALSRIGKVAAATTATGLITHFGASRVLFTGVAGGVGPGVQVGDVVVGSHYVQHDMDASPLFPRYEIPLCGQALFAADPPLLATACEAFNRVQPALRTARYPAKLHTGLIASGDRFVSSTAEVSALLGALASSDYCPLAVEMEGAAAAQVCADYGVPFVAMRTISDRADDTAHVDFPQFVRETASLYARAFVLEMLDLLSKR, from the coding sequence ATGAGCGCTGAAACTCCCATTGCCATCCTGAGCGCACTCGCTGAAGAACAAGAGGGCCTGCTCGAGCACTTGCAGGATGCCCGGCGAGTGGATCATGGGGGGCGTGTTTTCTGGACCGGCCGCTTGCAGGGCCTGCCTGTGGTGTTGGCGCTGTCCCGCATCGGCAAAGTGGCCGCTGCGACGACGGCTACCGGTTTAATCACCCATTTCGGTGCTTCCCGGGTTCTGTTTACCGGCGTCGCCGGCGGGGTTGGGCCTGGAGTTCAGGTGGGCGATGTGGTGGTGGGCAGCCACTATGTGCAGCATGACATGGACGCCTCGCCGCTGTTCCCCCGCTATGAGATTCCGTTGTGCGGACAGGCACTTTTTGCAGCGGATCCCCCGCTTTTGGCGACTGCCTGTGAGGCCTTCAATCGGGTGCAGCCGGCGTTGCGTACAGCGCGCTACCCGGCAAAGCTGCACACGGGTTTGATTGCCAGTGGCGACCGGTTTGTAAGCAGCACTGCCGAAGTCAGCGCATTGCTGGGCGCACTGGCTTCCTCCGACTATTGCCCATTGGCGGTAGAGATGGAGGGCGCCGCCGCGGCCCAAGTGTGCGCAGACTATGGCGTGCCTTTCGTGGCGATGCGAACCATTTCAGACCGGGCGGATGACACCGCACATGTGGATTTCCCGCAATTTGTGCGGGAAACGGCCAGCCTTTACGCCCGTGCCTTTGTGCTGGAGATGCTTGATTTGCTATCAAAAAGATAG
- a CDS encoding magnesium and cobalt transport protein CorA: MLNIFTLANGRLFQEEIESLEELSKFQPIWVDLESPTLEEKRWVKQYYGLSIPDDAMDEDIEESARFYAEDNGDVHIRSDFLIADDDEPRTVRAAFILNLVNDNLKSKGVLFSIHDEDVPVFRLLRMRARRAPGLIEDAKEVLLKLFDADAEYSADTLEGIYDELEKVSKKVLSGNVTDAIAGEALGAIARHEDLSGRIRRNVMDTRRAVSFMMRSKMLNAEQFEQARQILRDIDSLDSHTAFLFDKINFLMDATVGFININQNKIIKIFSVASVALLPPTLVASVYGMNLKFPELEFLGGWSYPYTVALMVASALVPMWYFYKRGWLR, from the coding sequence ATGCTCAACATCTTTACGCTCGCCAATGGCCGACTCTTTCAAGAAGAAATCGAGTCGCTCGAAGAGCTTTCCAAATTCCAGCCCATCTGGGTCGATCTGGAATCCCCCACGCTCGAAGAAAAGCGCTGGGTCAAGCAGTACTACGGCCTCTCCATCCCGGATGACGCGATGGACGAGGACATCGAAGAATCTGCGCGCTTCTACGCTGAAGACAATGGCGACGTACACATCCGCAGCGACTTTTTGATTGCGGACGACGACGAACCCCGCACCGTCCGGGCTGCGTTCATCTTGAACCTCGTCAATGACAATCTCAAAAGCAAAGGTGTGCTCTTTTCCATCCACGATGAAGACGTTCCCGTCTTCCGGCTGCTGCGCATGCGCGCCCGCCGTGCACCCGGCCTGATCGAAGACGCCAAGGAAGTGCTGCTCAAGCTGTTCGATGCGGACGCCGAGTACTCCGCCGACACGCTGGAAGGCATCTACGACGAGCTGGAAAAAGTCAGCAAGAAGGTTCTTTCAGGCAACGTGACCGATGCCATCGCCGGCGAAGCGCTGGGCGCGATTGCCCGCCACGAAGACTTGAGTGGCCGCATCCGCCGCAACGTGATGGATACGCGCCGTGCGGTCAGCTTCATGATGCGCAGCAAGATGCTCAACGCAGAGCAGTTCGAACAGGCTCGGCAGATTTTGCGCGACATTGACTCGCTGGACTCGCACACCGCATTCCTGTTCGACAAAATCAACTTTTTGATGGATGCAACGGTAGGTTTCATCAACATCAACCAGAACAAGATCATCAAGATCTTCTCGGTGGCCAGCGTAGCCTTGCTGCCGCCGACCCTGGTCGCCAGCGTGTATGGCATGAACCTCAAGTTCCCGGAACTGGAGTTCCTGGGCGGGTGGAGCTACCCGTACACCGTAGCACTGATGGTCGCCAGTGCTCTGGTGCCCATGTGGTACTTCTACAAACGCGGCTGGCTGCGTTAG
- a CDS encoding MFS transporter encodes MPITLSSTRERWLLITLAGIQFTNILDFMIMMPLGPALTALFHISDAQFGMLVSAYTLAGGASGLLASTYIDRFDRKRLLLVLYGLFALSTFACGVAPTYETLLLARVSAGIFGGVLSALSQTIVGDVIPFERRGHAMGIVMTSFSVSTVAGVPLGLFLAAHFGWHIPFLLIAGVCVLFAVFAFLTLPALNAHLQAHAPVSAWSRISEVLKDRNHLRAFVFSALLMFSGFTVIPYITIFMQSNVGLRADQVPYVYLCGGVATLMTARWFGNLADSWDKFQTFRAIALVFLLPLIGLTLLGPVGMWGALAVSTLFFVCGSGRMIPGMAMLTSAANPALRGTFMTLNASVQSAAMGLAALVGGAIISRDTAGLVQNYWGSALIGAVASVLAVVVAGRLNLHQAAGKS; translated from the coding sequence ATGCCCATTACTTTGAGTTCGACGCGTGAACGCTGGCTGCTGATCACGCTTGCCGGCATCCAGTTCACCAACATCCTGGACTTCATGATCATGATGCCCTTGGGGCCAGCTTTGACCGCGTTATTCCACATCAGCGATGCCCAGTTCGGCATGCTGGTCTCGGCCTATACCTTGGCGGGCGGAGCTTCTGGACTGCTTGCATCCACCTACATCGATCGCTTTGACCGCAAGCGCTTGCTATTGGTGTTGTACGGGTTGTTCGCCTTGTCTACTTTTGCTTGCGGTGTAGCGCCGACCTATGAGACGTTGTTGTTGGCCCGGGTCAGCGCCGGCATCTTTGGGGGCGTCTTGTCGGCATTGAGCCAGACCATTGTGGGCGACGTGATTCCCTTCGAGCGAAGAGGTCATGCGATGGGCATCGTCATGACCTCGTTTTCTGTTTCTACCGTCGCAGGCGTTCCGCTGGGCTTGTTCTTGGCAGCGCATTTCGGGTGGCACATCCCGTTCCTGCTGATTGCGGGGGTGTGCGTTTTGTTTGCTGTGTTTGCATTTCTGACTCTTCCCGCGCTGAATGCGCACTTGCAGGCCCATGCGCCGGTATCGGCGTGGTCTCGGATCTCCGAGGTCTTGAAAGACCGCAATCACTTGCGCGCCTTTGTTTTCTCCGCTTTGCTCATGTTCTCCGGCTTTACCGTGATTCCTTACATCACCATCTTCATGCAGTCCAATGTCGGATTGCGTGCGGATCAGGTGCCTTATGTGTACCTGTGTGGTGGTGTGGCGACGCTGATGACTGCGCGCTGGTTCGGAAACCTCGCGGATAGCTGGGACAAGTTCCAGACTTTCAGGGCTATCGCTCTGGTGTTTTTGCTGCCCCTGATCGGCCTCACCCTGTTGGGGCCGGTCGGAATGTGGGGCGCATTGGCGGTATCGACCCTGTTTTTCGTGTGTGGAAGCGGACGCATGATTCCCGGTATGGCCATGCTCACCTCTGCGGCCAACCCGGCCCTGCGAGGTACTTTCATGACCCTGAATGCCTCGGTGCAGTCAGCCGCGATGGGGCTTGCGGCCCTGGTGGGTGGCGCCATCATCAGCCGCGACACGGCGGGCCTGGTTCAAAACTATTGGGGCTCTGCCTTGATCGGCGCTGTTGCCAGCGTTTTGGCGGTGGTTGTTGCCGGAAGGCTGAACCTGCATCAAGCAGCTGGAAAATCGTGA
- the hpf gene encoding ribosome hibernation-promoting factor, HPF/YfiA family, whose translation MNLTISGHHLEVTPALRSYVTTKLDRIMRHFDQVVDVKVLLTVEKQKEKERRQRAECNIHVKGSDMFAESAHADLYAAVDDLVDKLDRQVVRHKDRLQNHHHEAPKRLM comes from the coding sequence ATGAATTTGACGATCAGCGGTCATCACCTGGAAGTTACCCCGGCCCTGCGTAGTTATGTCACGACCAAGCTCGATCGCATCATGCGCCACTTCGATCAAGTGGTAGATGTCAAGGTGCTACTCACCGTTGAAAAGCAGAAGGAGAAGGAACGACGGCAGCGCGCCGAGTGCAACATCCATGTCAAAGGCAGTGACATGTTCGCCGAAAGCGCCCATGCCGACTTGTATGCTGCTGTGGATGATCTGGTCGACAAGCTCGATCGGCAAGTCGTTCGTCACAAGGACCGTTTGCAAAATCATCACCATGAGGCCCCCAAGCGCCTAATGTAG
- a CDS encoding PTS sugar transporter subunit IIA, whose protein sequence is MNRLASILPPSQVLAQVDVTSKKRAFEEAGLLFENLHGLSRALVTDSLFSRERLGSTGLGHGVAIPHGRIKGLKSPMAAVFQLAHPIGFDSPDDVPVSLLIFLLVPEAATQKHLEILSEIAELLSDSALREQITTCADATLLHSLIAGWQSARAA, encoded by the coding sequence ATGAACCGCCTAGCGTCTATCCTTCCTCCTTCGCAAGTACTTGCGCAAGTTGATGTCACCAGCAAAAAGCGTGCATTTGAAGAGGCAGGCCTGCTGTTCGAGAACCTGCACGGTCTGAGCCGCGCGCTCGTGACCGACAGTCTTTTTTCCCGTGAACGTTTGGGCTCCACAGGTTTGGGGCATGGCGTAGCGATCCCCCATGGCCGTATCAAGGGCCTGAAGTCACCGATGGCCGCAGTGTTCCAGTTGGCACACCCCATCGGCTTTGACTCACCGGACGATGTTCCTGTGAGTCTGCTGATATTCCTGCTGGTGCCCGAAGCAGCGACCCAGAAGCACCTGGAAATCCTCTCTGAAATCGCTGAACTCTTGAGTGATTCCGCGCTCCGTGAGCAAATCACTACCTGTGCAGACGCCACCCTTTTGCACTCCCTGATTGCCGGCTGGCAGTCCGCCAGAGCGGCTTAA
- the hprK gene encoding HPr(Ser) kinase/phosphatase — translation MKPTAVSADALFEEFRGHLRWEWVAGLGASERRFDEVAIKAARSGADLVGYLNYIHPYRVQILGEREITYITNATPEDCARRISRIVTLEPPVLVLADGQVAPQALLAMCERAQIPMFATKESSAFVIDVLRAYLSKHFADRMSMHGVFMDILGLGVLITGESGLGKSELGLELISRGNGLVADDAVDLYRINQTTIEGRCPELLQNLLEVRGIGLLDIRGIFGETAVRRKMRLKLIVHLVRRETLERDYERIPYEPLTQDVLGIPVRKVVIQVVAGRNIAVLVEAAVRNTILQLRGIDTYQEFVERHRKAMAQGG, via the coding sequence TTGAAACCCACCGCAGTCAGTGCAGACGCACTCTTTGAGGAATTCAGGGGGCATTTGCGCTGGGAGTGGGTTGCCGGTCTGGGTGCCTCTGAACGTCGGTTCGATGAGGTTGCCATCAAGGCAGCCCGGTCCGGTGCCGATCTGGTGGGTTACCTGAACTACATCCACCCGTACCGCGTCCAGATCCTCGGTGAGCGTGAGATCACGTACATCACCAACGCCACTCCCGAAGACTGCGCCCGCCGCATTTCCCGCATCGTGACATTGGAGCCGCCAGTGCTTGTACTGGCAGATGGGCAAGTTGCTCCGCAGGCTCTGTTGGCCATGTGCGAGCGAGCACAAATTCCCATGTTTGCGACCAAGGAGTCGTCCGCCTTCGTGATTGACGTACTTCGGGCCTATCTGTCCAAACACTTTGCGGACCGCATGTCCATGCACGGGGTGTTCATGGACATCTTGGGGCTGGGGGTGTTAATTACCGGTGAATCCGGTCTTGGCAAGAGTGAGCTCGGTCTGGAGCTGATTTCGCGCGGCAACGGCTTGGTGGCCGACGATGCCGTAGACCTCTATCGCATCAATCAGACCACGATCGAGGGGCGCTGCCCGGAGTTGCTGCAGAACCTGCTGGAAGTGCGCGGCATCGGTTTGCTTGATATCCGCGGGATATTTGGTGAAACGGCGGTGCGCCGCAAAATGCGCTTGAAATTGATCGTGCACCTCGTGCGCAGAGAAACCCTGGAGCGGGATTACGAGCGCATTCCCTATGAACCTTTGACGCAGGATGTGCTGGGCATACCGGTGCGCAAGGTGGTGATTCAAGTGGTGGCTGGCCGCAACATTGCAGTGCTGGTGGAGGCCGCTGTCCGCAACACGATCCTGCAGTTGCGCGGGATTGACACTTACCAGGAATTCGTCGAGCGCCACCGCAAGGCGATGGCCCAAGGCGGCTAA
- the fur gene encoding ferric iron uptake transcriptional regulator: MSNIEELKNTGLKATVPRLKILEVFQRGTQRHMTAEDVFRVLLQERSDVGLATVYRVLTQFEQASILSRSHFESGKAVYELNEGQHHDHLVCLDCGRVEEFYDAEIEKRQHAVAKSKGFAISDHALSLYANCTKGACPHRNSSN; encoded by the coding sequence ATGAGCAATATCGAAGAATTGAAAAACACGGGCCTCAAGGCCACGGTCCCCCGCCTGAAAATTCTGGAAGTCTTTCAACGCGGCACCCAGCGCCACATGACGGCGGAAGATGTGTTCCGCGTTTTGCTGCAGGAACGCTCTGATGTGGGCTTGGCCACCGTCTACCGGGTATTGACCCAATTCGAGCAGGCGAGCATCTTGAGCCGCAGCCACTTTGAGAGCGGCAAAGCGGTGTACGAACTGAACGAAGGCCAGCACCACGACCATCTGGTGTGTCTGGACTGCGGACGGGTGGAAGAGTTTTACGACGCAGAAATCGAAAAACGCCAGCATGCCGTAGCCAAATCCAAGGGATTTGCGATTTCCGACCACGCCCTGAGTTTGTACGCCAATTGCACCAAAGGCGCTTGCCCTCACCGCAACAGCAGCAATTAG
- a CDS encoding outer membrane protein assembly factor BamE — MTPYKIDIVQGNVVTREQLAVLRVGMPRAIAQDVLGTPLLTSVFHADRWDYVFTLKRQGSEPQARKVTVFFANEVISKIEADELPSETEFVSTLRSKTVLGPVPSLTASEEALKKFPAPKKAEAPVSGNTAPAAATSYPPLEPGGL, encoded by the coding sequence ATGACGCCATACAAAATCGACATCGTTCAGGGCAACGTGGTCACCCGCGAGCAGTTGGCTGTCTTGCGAGTGGGCATGCCCCGTGCCATCGCGCAGGATGTACTCGGCACCCCCTTGCTCACCAGCGTGTTCCATGCAGACCGTTGGGACTATGTGTTCACCCTCAAACGCCAGGGCAGTGAGCCTCAGGCACGCAAGGTGACCGTGTTTTTCGCCAATGAAGTGATCAGCAAGATTGAAGCGGACGAGCTGCCCAGCGAAACGGAGTTTGTGTCAACCTTGCGTTCGAAAACGGTGCTGGGCCCGGTGCCTTCGTTGACAGCTTCTGAAGAAGCGCTCAAAAAATTCCCGGCGCCGAAAAAGGCGGAGGCACCCGTATCCGGCAACACCGCACCAGCAGCTGCTACCTCCTACCCGCCGCTGGAGCCCGGCGGCCTCTGA